Proteins encoded together in one Planctopirus ephydatiae window:
- a CDS encoding alpha/beta hydrolase family protein — translation MNRINSFRYSSIGLLTLCCSGLFATAASGQANSEATSNAPAAAAPSSEQKPVYFEQDVAASNPLRNAQAAELERYIAHLKSDTSRLQQILTPDYTSIEKYRASVKPYRLAFAQSIGYPPPGAVPAERAQFEKIGEDAIGIYFRAIIPVLPEVHAEGLYITPKHVTKPAPLVIAMHGGGGSPEVALFKGGANYHDMVRGGVKRGYVVFAPQHLFKADAYPADIRRQIDNRLRHQGTSITAVEIAKITRSLDVLLQRPEVDPTRVAMVGLSYGGFYTLVTTALEPRIHVAASSCYYGVQESRYRENELSVPSDFCFMDRFSLFRDDDLVALIAPRPLHIQAGKKDGVHHREAGIEMAPRSASYYEKLGKKTNFEHLVFEEGHEFHDASAWGFVDQHLSNLNR, via the coding sequence ATGAACCGCATCAATTCGTTTCGCTATAGCTCTATTGGATTACTGACGTTGTGCTGCAGTGGATTGTTTGCAACTGCCGCCAGCGGGCAAGCGAACTCCGAGGCGACTTCGAATGCACCAGCCGCAGCGGCTCCCTCAAGTGAGCAGAAGCCGGTCTACTTCGAGCAGGATGTCGCAGCTTCGAATCCACTGAGAAATGCCCAGGCAGCCGAGCTCGAGCGCTATATCGCTCACTTGAAATCTGACACATCGCGGCTACAGCAGATTCTCACGCCCGACTATACCTCGATCGAGAAGTATCGGGCTTCAGTCAAGCCTTATCGTCTCGCCTTTGCGCAATCGATCGGATATCCCCCTCCGGGTGCAGTTCCTGCCGAACGGGCTCAATTTGAGAAGATCGGCGAAGATGCGATCGGCATCTACTTCCGCGCTATCATCCCAGTCCTGCCCGAGGTTCATGCGGAAGGTCTTTATATCACACCTAAACATGTGACAAAGCCGGCACCACTGGTGATCGCTATGCACGGTGGAGGCGGCTCGCCAGAAGTGGCACTTTTTAAGGGAGGAGCCAACTATCACGATATGGTGCGTGGTGGTGTTAAACGCGGCTATGTGGTTTTTGCACCGCAGCATCTCTTTAAGGCGGATGCGTATCCTGCCGATATCCGCCGCCAGATCGACAATCGACTCAGGCATCAGGGGACGAGCATTACGGCTGTCGAGATCGCGAAAATTACACGCAGCCTCGATGTTCTGCTCCAGCGTCCTGAAGTTGATCCCACGCGAGTGGCTATGGTCGGGCTTTCGTACGGAGGTTTTTATACACTCGTCACAACGGCACTTGAGCCTCGGATTCATGTCGCAGCTTCGAGTTGCTACTACGGCGTGCAGGAAAGCCGCTATCGAGAAAACGAGCTGTCTGTTCCGAGTGATTTCTGCTTCATGGATCGCTTTTCGCTTTTTCGCGATGATGATCTCGTGGCTCTGATTGCACCTCGCCCGTTGCATATTCAGGCTGGGAAAAAGGATGGAGTTCATCATCGGGAAGCTGGAATCGAGATGGCGCCACGCTCAGCGAGTTACTACGAAAAACTGGGGAAGAAGACAAACTTCGAGCATCTCGTGTTTGAAGAGGGGCACGAGTTTCACGATGCCAGCGCCTGGGGATTTGTGGATCAACATCTCTCAAATCTGAATCGTTGA
- a CDS encoding 3-keto-disaccharide hydrolase, with amino-acid sequence MIRMTKALGTLAILAVMSFVGTAFSVAAETEEGFKQLFDGKSFEGWKINENPDSWKIEDGAFVCKGNRSHLFYVGDEKPYKNFELKVDVWTEPNSNGGIYFHTKYQDTGWPKHGFECQVNNSYNKDPRKTGSLYAVKDVLEAPAKDGEWFTEHVTVKDKHVVIKVNGKVVVDYTEPADAKPGKDFTRVVDEGTFALQAHDPGSIVRFRNIRVKRLD; translated from the coding sequence ATGATTCGCATGACCAAGGCTCTGGGCACTCTGGCCATACTCGCTGTGATGTCATTCGTCGGCACAGCGTTTTCTGTCGCAGCCGAGACCGAAGAAGGCTTTAAGCAGCTCTTTGATGGCAAGTCTTTTGAAGGCTGGAAGATCAATGAGAATCCCGATAGCTGGAAGATCGAAGATGGTGCGTTTGTCTGCAAAGGCAATCGCAGCCACCTGTTTTATGTGGGTGATGAGAAGCCCTACAAGAACTTTGAACTGAAGGTTGATGTCTGGACAGAACCGAACAGCAATGGCGGGATCTACTTCCATACCAAGTATCAGGATACCGGTTGGCCCAAGCATGGCTTTGAATGCCAGGTCAACAACAGCTACAACAAAGACCCGCGCAAGACGGGCAGTCTTTATGCAGTAAAGGATGTGCTCGAAGCCCCCGCGAAAGATGGCGAGTGGTTTACTGAGCATGTCACCGTCAAAGACAAGCATGTCGTGATCAAAGTGAACGGCAAGGTTGTGGTGGACTACACCGAACCCGCCGATGCCAAGCCGGGCAAGGATTTCACACGCGTGGTCGATGAAGGCACATTTGCACTCCAGGCACATGATCCTGGAAGCATTGTGCGCTTCAGGAACATTCGCGTGAAGCGACTTGATTGA
- a CDS encoding sigma-54-dependent transcriptional regulator → MSHVLIVDDEPAICWGLARLCRQLGCTSTIAATAEEALELSQRESFDVVFLDVRLPGKSGLEILETLRQQSAFPRIIVMTAYGQLSTAVDAVRKGAFEYLVKPFSLSHVERLLERIIPATHAASAGTDQAADSTPSLNNAQKLDENRFELKPHEAKVNQLVGSSPVMQEVFRQIALVSASEACVHIHGESGTGKELAARAIHHYSGREKGPFVPVNLAALNPALAESELFGHVKGAYTGADLSRRGVFDQAAGGTVFLDEVADIPPALQVKLLRALEEREIWPVGADQPHRVDFRLISATNQNLLDAVRSGQFRHDLYYRLVTFQLELPPLRDRVGDIPDLARHFLRQVAPKRSHLEFTTEFLAALQEQPWHGNVRELRNAIEHALIMSPVASPALWHLPAAMAPLEVPVGAASQVNSATSPFHQANPTAETKGEQDPLTVAVRQWAKTRLQEAKLQANLAIEAAPQLEDAGLHARFLAQAEAELFQTILHQCRQNMSEAARLLGIHRTTLKRKLEEFGLMADD, encoded by the coding sequence ATGAGTCATGTTCTGATTGTCGACGATGAACCGGCAATCTGCTGGGGGCTAGCGCGGCTTTGCCGTCAACTGGGTTGTACCTCGACGATTGCTGCGACGGCCGAAGAGGCTCTGGAACTCAGCCAGCGTGAGAGTTTTGACGTGGTCTTTCTGGATGTCCGCCTGCCGGGGAAATCGGGGCTGGAGATTCTGGAAACACTCCGGCAACAAAGTGCTTTCCCACGAATTATTGTGATGACCGCATACGGCCAGCTTTCGACAGCTGTCGATGCTGTCCGCAAAGGAGCCTTTGAGTATCTGGTGAAGCCATTTTCTCTCAGCCATGTCGAACGACTGCTTGAACGGATCATTCCTGCCACCCATGCTGCATCGGCAGGAACCGATCAGGCGGCTGATTCTACGCCCTCGTTGAACAACGCACAAAAGCTCGACGAGAACCGATTTGAGCTGAAGCCTCATGAAGCCAAAGTGAATCAGCTGGTGGGTTCTTCGCCGGTCATGCAGGAGGTTTTTCGGCAGATTGCCTTGGTCTCGGCTTCTGAAGCCTGCGTCCATATTCATGGGGAAAGTGGGACAGGAAAGGAACTCGCTGCCCGGGCGATTCATCATTACAGCGGGCGAGAGAAAGGGCCTTTTGTGCCGGTCAATCTGGCGGCACTGAATCCCGCATTGGCTGAAAGCGAGCTGTTTGGCCATGTAAAAGGTGCCTACACCGGAGCCGATCTCTCGCGCCGGGGAGTCTTCGATCAGGCGGCTGGCGGTACGGTTTTCCTTGATGAAGTGGCCGATATTCCGCCAGCCTTGCAGGTGAAACTTTTGCGAGCACTTGAAGAGCGTGAGATCTGGCCTGTGGGGGCGGATCAGCCTCACCGCGTCGATTTTCGCTTGATCTCGGCTACCAATCAGAATCTGCTGGATGCTGTGCGGAGTGGTCAGTTCCGTCACGATCTGTATTACCGGCTGGTGACGTTCCAGCTGGAGCTTCCTCCATTGCGTGATCGCGTGGGCGACATTCCTGATCTCGCCAGGCATTTCCTAAGGCAGGTCGCGCCCAAAAGATCCCATCTGGAATTCACCACGGAGTTTCTGGCGGCTTTGCAAGAGCAGCCATGGCATGGGAATGTGCGGGAACTTCGCAATGCGATTGAACATGCCTTGATCATGTCGCCAGTGGCCTCACCCGCGCTCTGGCATCTACCGGCAGCTATGGCACCACTTGAAGTGCCGGTCGGTGCTGCGTCGCAAGTGAATTCGGCAACCTCGCCATTTCACCAGGCCAATCCCACAGCCGAAACAAAAGGAGAACAGGATCCGCTCACAGTCGCTGTTCGGCAATGGGCGAAGACGAGGCTGCAGGAAGCGAAACTGCAGGCCAATCTCGCGATTGAAGCTGCACCTCAACTCGAAGATGCTGGATTGCATGCCCGCTTTCTGGCTCAAGCAGAAGCGGAACTGTTTCAAACAATTCTGCATCAATGTCGGCAGAATATGTCCGAAGCGGCAAGACTTTTGGGAATTCACCGCACGACGCTCAAGCGAAAACTCGAAGAGTTTGGGCTGATGGCTGATGATTGA
- the groES gene encoding co-chaperone GroES, with translation MALKPLDDRVVVQPLSAEEKTAGGIVLPDAAKEKPQRGKVVAVGPGRLLDNGERHPISLVVGDEVLFAKYGGTEIEVDGEDVKILREADILAKISA, from the coding sequence ATGGCCCTGAAGCCTCTGGATGATCGTGTTGTGGTACAGCCTCTGAGTGCTGAAGAGAAGACCGCTGGCGGGATTGTTCTGCCTGATGCTGCCAAGGAAAAGCCACAGCGTGGCAAGGTTGTCGCAGTGGGCCCAGGCCGCCTGCTCGACAACGGTGAGCGTCATCCGATTTCGCTGGTGGTCGGCGACGAAGTTCTGTTCGCCAAGTACGGTGGAACTGAAATCGAAGTCGATGGTGAAGATGTCAAGATCCTCCGCGAAGCCGACATCCTAGCCAAGATCTCTGCCTAG
- a CDS encoding putative sulfate/molybdate transporter — protein MWTMEPLAKTTPSRRTLWQLVPQTLRYARFNRHEIAGSLGDLGTFLPLLVGMSAQNGLNFASALFFAGLFNIVTGLTFSIPMAVQPMKAIAAVALTEGLTTPQILAAGATVSLIILILGLSGGINWLNRIVPRSVVRGLQLALGLTLLMKGMQMVSATRQWWGLDSYLMGLVCAVIVLLLFFSRRIPAALLLFGIGMLITVIHQPTIWQSLGWGLTFPAWSPIAFNDFVTAFPKAALPQIPLTTLNSVIAVCALSVDLFPSRAADPRKVSISVGMMNLVACWFGGMPMCHGAGGLAGQYRFGARTNGSILFLGAVKMVLAITLGASLMAICQSFPQSVLGVMLAFSGMELALVCRDQTSRSDAFTMLLTTGVCLGLNNIAIGFVLGLAMAYCLKLGWFRLEDRGEDVHSTATPLPTTDASGSTPDSSDSATVNHSAGIPR, from the coding sequence ATGTGGACGATGGAACCTCTCGCAAAGACAACTCCTTCACGAAGAACGTTGTGGCAACTCGTTCCACAAACTCTGCGTTATGCCCGTTTCAATCGGCATGAGATTGCGGGTTCGCTGGGGGATCTGGGGACATTTCTGCCACTGCTGGTCGGGATGTCAGCACAGAATGGTTTGAACTTCGCCTCGGCACTCTTCTTTGCCGGCTTGTTCAACATTGTGACCGGGCTGACGTTCTCGATACCCATGGCTGTTCAGCCCATGAAGGCCATTGCGGCTGTCGCACTCACTGAGGGGCTCACCACCCCCCAGATTCTTGCTGCGGGAGCGACGGTCAGTCTCATCATTCTCATCTTGGGATTATCCGGCGGGATCAACTGGCTCAATCGGATTGTGCCCCGCTCTGTGGTGCGCGGTTTGCAACTGGCACTGGGCCTGACACTCCTCATGAAGGGGATGCAGATGGTTTCGGCCACCCGGCAATGGTGGGGACTGGATAGCTATCTCATGGGCCTCGTGTGTGCAGTGATTGTGCTGCTGCTGTTCTTCTCGCGTCGAATTCCTGCTGCATTATTACTGTTTGGAATCGGGATGCTGATCACGGTGATCCATCAGCCGACGATCTGGCAGAGTCTTGGATGGGGCCTGACATTTCCTGCCTGGTCGCCCATTGCGTTCAATGATTTTGTCACGGCATTCCCGAAAGCGGCTCTCCCACAGATTCCACTGACGACGCTGAATTCAGTCATTGCGGTCTGTGCTCTTTCGGTCGATCTTTTTCCCAGTCGAGCTGCCGATCCTCGCAAGGTTTCCATCAGTGTCGGCATGATGAACCTGGTGGCCTGCTGGTTTGGTGGCATGCCGATGTGTCATGGAGCCGGAGGGTTGGCAGGCCAGTATCGCTTTGGTGCCAGGACGAATGGTTCCATCCTGTTTCTGGGGGCTGTCAAAATGGTGCTGGCGATCACCCTGGGGGCCTCACTCATGGCGATTTGCCAGTCCTTTCCCCAGAGTGTCCTGGGAGTGATGCTGGCCTTCAGTGGCATGGAACTGGCGCTTGTCTGTCGTGATCAAACCAGCCGCAGCGATGCCTTTACCATGCTGCTGACGACGGGAGTCTGCCTGGGCCTCAACAACATTGCCATTGGATTTGTGCTGGGCCTGGCGATGGCCTATTGCCTGAAGCTCGGCTGGTTTCGGCTGGAAGATCGTGGTGAAGATGTTCACTCGACGGCAACACCTCTTCCGACGACCGATGCCAGCGGATCGACACCAGACTCCTCTGATTCTGCCACTGTGAACCATTCTGCAGGGATTCCACGATGA
- a CDS encoding acyl-CoA thioesterase, whose amino-acid sequence MLQEHTIEIRVRYSETDAMGFLHHANFFKYFEMGRIELLRAQGGSYKEMEAAGIFLVVARIGCQYHSPAFYDDVLTLRTIVTQVSMCKIEHEYQLLRGDIKIATGTSTLACLDREGRIQRLPEEVTGKAAS is encoded by the coding sequence ATGCTTCAGGAACACACCATTGAGATTCGCGTGCGGTATTCAGAGACCGATGCGATGGGCTTTCTGCACCATGCCAACTTTTTCAAATACTTTGAAATGGGCCGTATCGAACTGCTCCGGGCGCAGGGCGGGTCTTACAAGGAGATGGAGGCCGCCGGGATTTTTCTGGTCGTCGCCCGCATCGGGTGCCAATACCATTCGCCCGCCTTTTACGATGATGTACTCACCTTAAGGACGATCGTGACCCAGGTTTCCATGTGCAAGATCGAGCACGAGTATCAGCTTCTGCGAGGCGACATCAAAATCGCCACCGGCACCAGCACGCTGGCTTGCCTCGATCGCGAAGGACGCATTCAACGATTGCCCGAAGAAGTGACTGGCAAAGCAGCTTCCTGA
- a CDS encoding beta-alanine-activating enzyme beta-propeller domain-containing protein: MCIFRLMTTLVLSIAGLAMTGLSTSSASEVAPISSVTSPAAEWPSFRQNLLQTGVATSTLPEKLELVWEAQLGDQIEASCAISGGKVYAPCLSGHIVCLDLKSGQKDWSYQSIDEIPANSFAPGFKAPVTISKGVVYAGDEDGVMHAIDAATGKRKWIYKTEGEIYSGAVVVEDRLLFGSYDNALHCVKVEDGTAFWKFATDGYVHCTPGIVENSAFIAGCDEHLRRIDLQTGKELSVLPLSTYLIASPAIRGDLLYVGTYANEVVAVNWKEMKIAWRYRPSDKEFPFHSSAALGEKVLVIGSRDKQIHGIEIATGKGLWTTPTRARVDSSPAIVDQRVFVGSDDGNLYQLAIESGEVQWKFNLGKSIHAGPVVGEGYLVVGSTSSDGRLCCFGKK, encoded by the coding sequence ATGTGCATTTTCCGCCTGATGACGACGTTGGTATTAAGTATTGCCGGCCTGGCGATGACAGGCTTGTCAACCTCGTCTGCCAGCGAGGTTGCACCGATCTCCTCAGTCACCAGCCCTGCCGCCGAGTGGCCCAGCTTTCGGCAGAATCTCCTTCAGACAGGAGTTGCCACGAGCACATTGCCTGAAAAACTCGAATTAGTCTGGGAAGCTCAACTGGGTGATCAGATTGAGGCCAGTTGTGCGATTTCAGGCGGCAAGGTCTATGCACCCTGTTTATCGGGTCATATTGTCTGTCTCGACCTGAAGTCCGGTCAGAAAGACTGGTCGTATCAGTCGATTGATGAGATTCCCGCGAACAGCTTTGCCCCCGGTTTCAAAGCCCCCGTCACGATTTCCAAGGGCGTGGTCTATGCCGGTGATGAAGACGGGGTGATGCATGCGATTGATGCCGCGACTGGCAAAAGAAAATGGATCTACAAGACGGAAGGTGAAATCTACAGCGGGGCTGTTGTCGTCGAAGATCGCCTGCTGTTCGGTTCTTATGATAACGCCCTGCATTGTGTCAAAGTGGAGGATGGGACGGCTTTCTGGAAGTTTGCCACTGATGGTTATGTCCATTGCACGCCGGGTATTGTTGAAAACTCAGCCTTCATTGCCGGTTGCGACGAACACCTTCGCCGGATTGATCTGCAAACCGGTAAGGAACTGTCTGTCCTGCCGCTTTCGACCTATCTGATTGCCTCGCCCGCCATTCGTGGTGATCTGCTTTATGTGGGTACTTATGCGAATGAAGTGGTTGCAGTCAACTGGAAGGAGATGAAGATTGCCTGGCGTTATCGCCCCAGTGACAAAGAGTTTCCTTTCCATTCGTCGGCAGCGCTGGGTGAAAAAGTGCTGGTGATTGGCAGCCGGGATAAGCAGATTCATGGAATAGAAATTGCAACAGGCAAAGGTTTATGGACGACTCCGACGCGGGCTCGGGTTGACAGCAGTCCGGCGATTGTGGACCAGCGAGTTTTTGTTGGTTCCGATGATGGCAATCTTTATCAACTGGCCATCGAGAGTGGTGAAGTGCAGTGGAAGTTTAATCTCGGCAAGTCGATTCATGCCGGCCCCGTGGTTGGTGAGGGATACCTCGTGGTGGGCTCGACATCGTCGGATGGGCGACTCTGCTGCTTTGGGAAGAAGTAG
- the groL gene encoding chaperonin GroEL (60 kDa chaperone family; promotes refolding of misfolded polypeptides especially under stressful conditions; forms two stacked rings of heptamers to form a barrel-shaped 14mer; ends can be capped by GroES; misfolded proteins enter the barrel where they are refolded when GroES binds), producing the protein MAKLISFDEEARQSLLEGVSKLARAVKSTLGPRGRNAVLDKGWGSPKVTKDGVTVAQDIDLEDKFENMGAQLVKEAASKTGDSAGDGTTTATVLAEAVYRNGLRYLASGADPVAMSRGIQKAVEAVGAELKRIAKPVKADDRKGIETVAAIAGNNDKEVGKILADALLKVGKDGVITVEEGRGVETEVDLVEGMQFDRGYLSPHFVTNADDQVVELDNCRILIFEEKISSAKTMVPLLEKISKANLQLLIIAEDVEGEALATLVVNKLRGILRVCAVKAPGYGDRRKAMLEDIAILTGGKAIFKDLGLKLENIELSDLGVAKKIRIDSENTTIVQGAGSKTAIEGRAELIRREIEKTDSDYDREKLQERLAKIAGGVAQIRVGAHTETEMKERKDLIDDALAATRAAIEEGIVPGGGVALVRCGGVLEKLDVKGDEKLGVDLIRSVLEMPLRTIAENAGLDGSVVANHVRKSKDKSHGYDALNERYGDMFEFGVVDPAKVVRSALQNGASVASLLLTTDSIIVEEPKAPEKGGGHDHDHDMGGMGGMGGMGMGGMGMGGF; encoded by the coding sequence GTGGCCAAGCTAATTAGTTTCGACGAGGAAGCGCGGCAAAGTCTCTTGGAGGGTGTCTCCAAGTTGGCTCGCGCGGTCAAGAGCACGCTCGGGCCTCGTGGCCGCAATGCGGTTCTGGATAAGGGGTGGGGTTCACCCAAGGTCACAAAGGACGGTGTGACCGTCGCTCAGGACATTGATCTCGAAGACAAGTTCGAGAACATGGGGGCGCAGCTCGTTAAGGAAGCTGCCTCGAAGACTGGCGACAGTGCGGGCGATGGCACGACGACAGCCACAGTGCTGGCCGAAGCTGTTTACCGCAATGGTCTGCGTTACCTGGCTTCTGGTGCTGATCCTGTGGCGATGAGCCGTGGAATTCAGAAGGCAGTGGAAGCTGTGGGTGCTGAACTCAAGCGGATCGCCAAGCCCGTCAAGGCTGATGACCGCAAGGGGATCGAAACTGTTGCAGCCATCGCAGGCAATAACGATAAAGAAGTCGGCAAAATTCTGGCGGATGCGCTGCTCAAGGTTGGTAAAGACGGCGTGATCACTGTCGAAGAAGGCCGCGGCGTCGAGACAGAAGTCGATCTGGTCGAAGGGATGCAATTCGATCGCGGCTACCTTTCGCCACACTTCGTGACCAACGCCGACGATCAGGTGGTTGAACTGGATAACTGCCGCATTCTGATTTTCGAAGAGAAGATCAGCAGTGCCAAGACGATGGTTCCGCTGCTCGAGAAGATCTCGAAGGCCAATCTGCAGCTGCTCATTATTGCTGAAGATGTTGAAGGTGAAGCACTGGCCACTCTGGTGGTGAACAAGCTTCGCGGCATTCTCCGTGTTTGTGCAGTGAAGGCACCTGGTTATGGCGACCGCCGCAAGGCCATGCTGGAAGACATCGCGATCCTCACGGGTGGCAAGGCGATCTTCAAGGATCTGGGTCTGAAGCTCGAAAACATCGAGTTGAGCGATCTGGGTGTGGCTAAGAAGATTCGTATCGATAGCGAGAATACGACGATCGTCCAGGGTGCTGGCAGCAAGACAGCGATTGAAGGTCGTGCTGAACTGATCCGCCGCGAAATCGAGAAGACCGATAGCGATTACGATCGTGAAAAGCTGCAGGAGCGATTGGCAAAGATCGCTGGTGGCGTGGCTCAGATTCGCGTGGGTGCCCACACCGAAACCGAGATGAAAGAGCGTAAAGACCTCATCGACGATGCCCTGGCTGCCACCCGTGCAGCGATTGAAGAAGGGATCGTTCCTGGTGGTGGAGTTGCTCTTGTTCGCTGCGGTGGCGTTCTCGAAAAGCTCGACGTTAAGGGTGATGAAAAGCTGGGCGTCGACCTGATTCGCAGTGTTCTCGAAATGCCTTTGCGAACAATTGCCGAAAATGCCGGCCTCGATGGTTCGGTTGTGGCCAATCACGTTCGCAAGTCGAAGGATAAGTCGCACGGCTACGATGCTCTCAACGAGCGTTACGGCGACATGTTCGAATTCGGCGTCGTGGATCCTGCCAAGGTTGTTCGCAGTGCACTGCAGAATGGTGCCAGCGTCGCCTCACTCCTTCTGACCACTGACTCGATTATTGTCGAAGAGCCCAAGGCCCCCGAAAAGGGTGGCGGGCACGATCATGACCACGACATGGGTGGCATGGGCGGAATGGGCGGAATGGGGATGGGCGGCATGGGGATGGGCGGCTTCTAA
- a CDS encoding sugar phosphate isomerase/epimerase family protein has product MIHRRQCLKSLLTGGVACLLNLNTPPTPNFGHLFSKPAAGSELALPAKLQTGFSLYGVTDQPLTAALEQIAETGYGGIELPLLPGGLFDPLKLSAVDCQVIRSQIEAESLDLQAVMENLPLLNQNLSPADDEQRLKRAFHVSRKVSPETQPLLETILGGKPGDWPQLKNFAIDQLGRWAELAKSEDAVIAIKPHISNALQRPDEIAGVFDEIRSPHLRLAFDYSHLERQRIPIDVAVRTLARYSVFVHVKDNVPVGTGWQFALPGNGATDYSTLFTSLKEAGYRGPICVEVSSQVFSKPGFSSKEAITTTWAALRPAFEKAGIIAVA; this is encoded by the coding sequence ATGATTCACCGACGCCAATGCCTGAAATCTCTGCTGACGGGAGGAGTCGCCTGCCTGCTGAATCTGAACACGCCGCCCACCCCGAACTTCGGCCACCTCTTCTCAAAGCCTGCCGCAGGGAGCGAACTGGCATTACCCGCGAAGCTGCAAACCGGCTTCAGTCTGTATGGAGTCACCGACCAGCCTCTGACCGCCGCTCTCGAGCAGATTGCCGAAACTGGTTACGGGGGCATTGAACTTCCGCTCTTGCCGGGTGGCTTGTTCGATCCCCTCAAGCTGTCGGCCGTCGACTGCCAGGTGATCCGCTCACAGATTGAAGCCGAATCTCTCGACCTGCAGGCTGTCATGGAGAACCTGCCCCTCTTGAACCAGAACCTCTCACCCGCAGATGACGAGCAGCGTCTGAAACGAGCCTTCCATGTCTCGCGCAAAGTCTCTCCCGAGACACAGCCTCTGCTGGAAACCATTCTCGGTGGCAAGCCGGGAGATTGGCCGCAACTCAAAAATTTCGCCATTGATCAGTTAGGCCGCTGGGCGGAACTTGCGAAATCGGAAGACGCGGTGATCGCTATCAAACCTCATATCTCGAACGCACTCCAGCGACCCGACGAGATTGCTGGCGTCTTTGACGAAATTCGCAGCCCCCATTTACGGCTGGCCTTTGACTATAGCCACCTCGAACGACAGCGCATTCCCATCGATGTCGCTGTCAGAACCTTGGCCCGTTATTCGGTCTTTGTCCATGTGAAAGATAATGTCCCGGTTGGAACCGGCTGGCAATTCGCCCTCCCCGGCAACGGAGCGACCGATTACTCGACGTTATTCACCTCACTCAAGGAGGCCGGCTATCGCGGACCAATCTGCGTCGAAGTCTCCAGCCAGGTCTTCTCAAAACCAGGCTTCAGCAGCAAAGAAGCCATCACCACCACCTGGGCCGCCTTAAGACCCGCCTTCGAAAAGGCGGGAATCATTGCTGTCGCTTAA
- a CDS encoding mannose-1-phosphate guanylyltransferase, translating into MLHAVILAGGSGVRFWPVSQRNHPKQFLALAGEQTLLQQTMERLAGLVPPERVLISTREAFQPLVLSQLPELSSGQLLLEPAPRDTAPCLAVAAALIAQRDPEATLVILPSDHMIEDVPAFQQALQLASHTVHEHPDCMVLIGAVPASPATGYGYVEMGLHLNSEAADDSTASPSVHQVRSFREKPDLATAKEYLSTGSFLWSCGIFVWKAKTFLDVLSKSAPDLSAVLDELMAIDRLQAPAAWNEVFLKFRAISVDYAVLEHAPRLGVVRASFGWDDLGSWEATARHLPHDTHANVIRGQHVGRETANCIIHSTDQHLIATCGVEDLVIVHTPEATLIARRGDEAGLKALVAEVEKRQAVLP; encoded by the coding sequence ATGCTCCATGCTGTCATTCTGGCGGGAGGTAGCGGTGTCAGATTCTGGCCCGTCAGCCAGAGAAATCACCCCAAGCAGTTTCTGGCTCTGGCTGGTGAACAGACACTTCTCCAGCAAACGATGGAACGGCTGGCTGGACTGGTTCCTCCTGAACGAGTCCTGATCTCCACCCGCGAGGCATTTCAACCGCTGGTTCTGTCGCAACTTCCCGAACTTTCCTCAGGCCAGTTATTGCTGGAGCCTGCTCCACGCGATACAGCACCGTGCCTGGCCGTCGCTGCGGCATTAATCGCCCAGCGCGATCCAGAGGCCACGCTGGTCATCCTCCCCAGCGATCACATGATTGAAGATGTGCCAGCCTTTCAACAGGCGTTGCAACTGGCCTCGCACACAGTCCATGAGCACCCCGACTGCATGGTGCTGATTGGAGCTGTTCCTGCCTCGCCAGCCACAGGTTACGGCTATGTCGAAATGGGCCTTCACCTGAACTCTGAAGCAGCCGATGATTCCACGGCTTCTCCCAGTGTTCATCAGGTTCGTTCTTTCCGTGAAAAGCCCGATCTCGCGACAGCCAAGGAATACTTGAGCACCGGTTCGTTCCTCTGGAGTTGCGGGATCTTTGTCTGGAAGGCGAAAACCTTTCTCGATGTGCTTTCAAAAAGTGCACCGGATCTCTCCGCAGTACTCGATGAATTGATGGCGATTGACAGACTCCAGGCACCCGCCGCATGGAACGAAGTCTTCCTGAAGTTCCGTGCGATCTCTGTCGATTACGCCGTACTGGAGCATGCCCCAAGGCTGGGTGTTGTCCGCGCCAGTTTTGGCTGGGACGATCTCGGCTCGTGGGAAGCGACCGCCCGGCATCTCCCTCACGATACGCACGCCAACGTCATCCGTGGTCAGCATGTCGGTCGAGAGACTGCCAACTGCATCATCCACTCGACTGATCAACACCTGATTGCCACTTGCGGCGTAGAAGACCTGGTGATTGTCCATACGCCAGAGGCCACTCTGATTGCCCGCCGAGGTGACGAAGCAGGGCTTAAAGCTCTTGTTGCAGAAGTCGAGAAACGGCAGGCTGTGTTGCCATAG